In Alicyclobacillus macrosporangiidus CPP55, a single window of DNA contains:
- a CDS encoding transglycosylase domain-containing protein, whose amino-acid sequence MTFEQTPAGRAQAGGGAAHWWQRTPWWTKYLAIPLVSGFAGMTALLLILRTAPLPDQSFVHPTHIDAADGSRLAEWTTKGARAGHVPLQDIPAALQEATIAVEDQKFYQHHAFNPRSLLRATWVDLRHGGIVQGGSTITQQLAKNLFLTQDRTLGRKLREALYALQLELHESKSAILEQYLNTVYYGEGAYGVAAASEVYFNKPVQDLSVAECALLAGLPKGPGLYSPITHPEAAKRRQREVLDRMVQAGFLTREEADAAALEHLSIAPVQRRPLAAPYFTAAAVREVERRFHLSPEDLDQGGIQVTTTLDPVLQQAAERAIASTLPRDSGIQAALVALDPQTGAIRAMVGGRDFAQSPYNRAFAERQPGSTFKAVLYTAALEHGWTPDRQVASEMTTFLYDQDKTYTVRDYGDIYAHRPLTLREALARSDNVYAVTANLELGPETVIETARKMGISTPMQPYPSLALGVFPASPLEMAAAYAALANGGFEVTPYTVEAVHDGRQGRDFTTAPSRRRAVPEAVAFQMTDLMRSVLEPGGTGYSVHHYLHGTAAAKTGTTNTDAWMIGYTPRLVCAVWVGYDDNRPLGLAESHLAAPIWAKFMGTAQQRLPGPWFSAPAGLVRRTIDPVTAKLATSACSTTETDYFVPGTEPSAFCPLHTPAPDRPGATWSQWWRRWWPNSR is encoded by the coding sequence ATGACCTTCGAGCAGACGCCCGCCGGACGCGCGCAAGCGGGCGGGGGCGCAGCGCACTGGTGGCAAAGGACCCCGTGGTGGACCAAGTACCTGGCGATCCCGCTGGTCAGCGGCTTCGCAGGCATGACCGCGCTTCTGCTGATCCTTCGTACGGCTCCGCTGCCGGACCAGAGCTTCGTGCACCCCACACACATCGACGCGGCGGACGGGTCGCGCCTCGCCGAGTGGACCACCAAGGGTGCCCGCGCCGGCCACGTCCCGCTGCAGGACATCCCCGCCGCCCTGCAGGAAGCGACCATCGCCGTCGAGGACCAGAAGTTCTACCAGCACCACGCGTTCAATCCGAGATCCCTGCTGCGCGCCACGTGGGTCGATCTCCGCCACGGGGGCATCGTCCAAGGCGGGTCGACCATCACCCAGCAGTTGGCGAAAAACCTGTTCCTCACCCAGGACCGGACCCTCGGGCGCAAGCTGCGGGAGGCCCTGTACGCCCTGCAACTGGAGCTGCACGAGAGCAAATCCGCCATCCTGGAACAATACCTGAACACCGTCTACTACGGAGAAGGGGCCTATGGCGTCGCGGCGGCGAGCGAGGTGTATTTCAACAAGCCCGTGCAAGACCTGTCCGTGGCCGAATGCGCCCTGCTCGCCGGGCTTCCGAAGGGACCGGGTCTATACTCCCCCATCACACATCCGGAGGCCGCCAAACGGCGCCAGCGCGAGGTGCTCGACCGCATGGTGCAGGCGGGCTTCCTCACCCGGGAGGAGGCCGACGCGGCCGCGCTGGAGCACCTGTCGATCGCGCCGGTCCAACGCCGTCCGCTCGCCGCCCCGTACTTCACGGCGGCGGCCGTGCGCGAGGTGGAGCGACGGTTCCACCTATCCCCCGAGGATCTGGATCAGGGCGGCATCCAGGTGACGACGACGCTCGATCCCGTGCTGCAGCAGGCCGCCGAGCGGGCCATCGCCAGCACGCTGCCGCGAGACAGCGGCATCCAGGCGGCGCTCGTCGCCCTCGATCCGCAGACGGGCGCCATCCGCGCGATGGTGGGCGGCCGCGACTTCGCGCAAAGCCCTTACAACCGCGCCTTTGCGGAGCGCCAACCGGGATCGACCTTCAAGGCGGTGCTGTACACGGCCGCCCTGGAGCACGGCTGGACGCCCGACCGGCAGGTCGCGAGCGAAATGACCACCTTTCTGTACGACCAGGACAAGACCTACACGGTGCGCGACTACGGGGACATCTACGCACACCGTCCGCTCACCTTGCGCGAGGCCTTGGCGAGGTCGGACAACGTGTACGCGGTCACCGCCAACCTGGAGTTGGGGCCGGAGACCGTCATCGAGACGGCGCGGAAGATGGGGATCTCCACGCCGATGCAGCCCTACCCGTCGCTCGCCCTCGGCGTGTTCCCGGCCAGCCCGTTGGAGATGGCAGCGGCCTACGCGGCCCTCGCCAACGGCGGATTCGAAGTCACACCCTACACGGTGGAAGCGGTGCACGACGGCCGCCAGGGGCGCGACTTCACCACGGCGCCCAGCCGCCGGCGGGCGGTGCCGGAAGCGGTGGCGTTCCAGATGACCGACCTGATGCGCAGCGTCCTCGAGCCAGGCGGGACCGGCTACAGCGTCCACCACTACCTGCACGGGACGGCGGCGGCCAAGACAGGGACGACCAACACCGACGCTTGGATGATCGGATACACGCCGCGCCTGGTGTGCGCGGTCTGGGTGGGCTACGACGACAACCGGCCGCTCGGCCTCGCCGAGTCCCACCTGGCCGCTCCCATTTGGGCCAAATTCATGGGCACCGCCCAGCAGCGGCTGCCCGGCCCCTGGTTCTCGGCGCCGGCGGGCCTCGTCCGGCGCACCATCGATCCGGTGACAGCCAAGCTCGCCACCAGCGCGTGCAGCACCACGGAGACGGATTACTTCGTCCCGGGGACGGAGCCGTCGGCGTTCTGCCCGCTGCACACCCCGGCCCCTGACAGGCCTGGCGCAACCTGGTCGCAGTGGTGGCGGCGGTGGTGGCCGAATAGCAGATGA
- a CDS encoding pyridoxal phosphate-dependent aminotransferase encodes MEQRLSSRVRAIAPSATMSVDAKTKALIREGRPVVNMSVGEPDFDTPVPAAFAGIRAITDGNTRYTPSAGTLDLRRAIAAKLMEENGLLYKPEQIVVSNGAKHSLFNVFLTICDPGDEVILPAPYWVSYPEQIRLSGATPVIVPCDESTGFKITPDQLERAITPRTRAFLLNSPSNPTGAVYSEAELQALGEVLLRHDIYIVADEIYERLVYGVKHVSLAALVPDLMPRTIVVNGFSKAFAMTGWRLGYIAAPLDIAKAVDSLQSHSTGSPSTISQAAGVAALRSFEPQMVAEFERRRDRLVQGLRELPGVECLIPDGAFYVFPNVSKLLTARWDGQVIGTATRLCELLLEQELVATVPGEAFGAPNNIRLSYATAYENIETAIERMHRFVQRLL; translated from the coding sequence ATGGAACAGCGACTGTCCAGCCGCGTGCGGGCCATCGCGCCGTCGGCGACGATGAGCGTGGACGCCAAGACCAAGGCCCTGATCCGCGAGGGGCGTCCGGTCGTCAACATGAGTGTGGGCGAGCCGGATTTCGACACCCCGGTCCCTGCGGCGTTCGCGGGCATTCGCGCCATCACCGACGGCAACACCCGGTACACCCCGTCTGCCGGGACGCTCGACCTCCGGCGAGCCATCGCGGCGAAGTTGATGGAAGAGAACGGGCTGCTGTACAAGCCCGAGCAGATCGTCGTCTCGAATGGCGCCAAGCACTCCCTGTTCAACGTGTTTCTCACCATTTGCGATCCGGGAGACGAAGTCATCCTGCCGGCGCCCTACTGGGTCTCCTACCCGGAGCAGATCCGGCTCTCCGGCGCCACACCGGTGATTGTGCCCTGCGACGAGTCGACCGGATTCAAGATCACGCCGGATCAGCTTGAGCGGGCCATCACCCCGCGCACGCGTGCCTTCCTGCTCAACTCCCCGAGCAACCCGACTGGAGCGGTCTACTCGGAAGCGGAGCTGCAGGCGCTCGGCGAAGTGCTGCTCCGCCACGACATCTACATCGTCGCCGACGAAATCTACGAGCGGCTGGTCTACGGGGTGAAACATGTCAGCCTGGCGGCCCTCGTGCCCGATCTGATGCCCCGCACCATCGTCGTCAACGGGTTCTCCAAGGCCTTTGCCATGACCGGTTGGCGCCTCGGTTACATCGCGGCGCCGCTGGACATCGCCAAGGCCGTCGACAGCCTGCAGAGCCACAGCACCGGCAGTCCGTCGACCATCTCCCAGGCCGCGGGCGTGGCCGCGCTGCGGTCCTTTGAACCGCAGATGGTGGCCGAGTTCGAACGCCGCCGCGACCGCCTGGTGCAGGGACTGCGCGAGCTGCCCGGCGTGGAATGCCTCATTCCCGACGGCGCGTTCTACGTCTTCCCGAACGTGTCCAAGCTGCTCACCGCCCGCTGGGATGGGCAGGTGATCGGCACCGCCACGCGCCTGTGCGAGCTGCTGCTCGAACAGGAACTGGTCGCGACCGTCCCCGGCGAGGCTTTTGGCGCGCCGAACAACATCCGCCTCTCCTACGCCACGGCGTACGAGAACATTGAGACGGCCATCGAGCGCATGCACCGCTTTGTGCAGCGGCTGCTGTGA